In Cyclopterus lumpus isolate fCycLum1 chromosome 9, fCycLum1.pri, whole genome shotgun sequence, a single genomic region encodes these proteins:
- the LOC117736740 gene encoding deoxycytidine kinase-like has protein sequence MMSAICRCGLLSRVSKLHTSSTQVLRCGYVVPPQRRTPDIRLRVGHSAVTQTTVSMANKGRKRSVSGSRCLSSSTENGATRVKRVSIEGNIAVGKSTIARLMQSACPEWEVVAEPVSQWQHIENGTLQGPDASPQTTVSNLLQMMYQDPQRWSYTFQTFSCMSRLRTQLQPPQVHLLSSERTPVQVYERSIYSDRYIFALNMFELGCINSTEWAVYQDWHSLLVEQFGHQVELEGIIYLRAPPKKCMERLEHRGRAEEKGVKLDYLDKLHVQHEKWLVEKSTELHFEKLKQIPVLQLDASVEFQSDQEVQEEMIRKMKEFFKAL, from the exons ATGATGTCCGCCATCTGTCGATGCGGTCTGCTCAGCCGTGTCTCTAAGTTACACACGAGCTCGACACAGGTCCTGAGGTGTGGGTACGTTGTGCCTCCACAGAGGAGGACGCCCGACATCCGCCTGCGAGTTGGACACAGCGCCGTAACGCAGACGACCGTGAGCATGGCGAACAAGGGGAGGAAGCGCAGTGTGTCTGGTTCGAGGTGCCTGTCAAGTTCAACTGAGAATGGAGCAACTCGAGTGAAGAGGGTTTCCATCGAGGGCAACATTG CTGTTGGAAAGTCGACCATCGCAAGACTCATGCAGTCAGCTTGTCCTGAATGGGAGGTGGTGGCAGAACCAGTCAGCCAGTGGCAGCACATTGAGAATGGGAccttgcag GGGCCAGACGCGTCCCCCCAGACGACAGTCAGCAACCTGCTGCAGATGATGTACCAGGACCCTCAGCGCTGGTCCTACACGTTCCAGACGTTTTCCTGCATGAGCCGCCTGAGAACGCAGCTGCAGCCTCCTCAGGTTCACCTGCTGAGCTCAGAGAGAACACCTGTCCAGGTGTATGAGCGCTCCATCTACAGCGACAG ATACATCTTTGCCCTGAACATGTTTGAGCTGGGTTGTATCAACTCGACAGAGTGGGCAGTCTACCAGGACTGGCACTCCCTCCTGGTGGAACAGTTTGGACaccaggtggagctggagggCATTATCTACCTCAGGGCTCCACCAAAG AAATGTATGGAGCGTCTGGAGCACCGGGGAAGGGCAGAAGAGAAAGGCGTGAAACTGGACTATCTGGATAAGCTGCATGTTCAACATGAGAAGTGGCTTGTTGAGAAGAGCACTGA ATTACattttgagaagctgaaacaaaTACCTGTGTTGCAACTGGATGCCAGTGTGGAGTTTCAGAGTGACCAAGAGGTGCAGGAGGAAATGATTAGAAAG ATGAAAGAATTCTTCAAAGCTTTGTGA
- the tcn2 gene encoding transcobalamin-2 produces MLSLVIIAGLLAFASGKPCDTEGSNNELSLSLNKNLLRSLETQEGLPNPSVHLALRLSDYHNLAKESEYLNRLKSELHNDIQSSLSNSQSVVGLLALYTLALKSSCYDLNTVTFTVSEKSETLLTHLKKQMEDEKEHIAFSQRPLTNYYQYSLGVLALCASGLRVNSHVSNKLIKAIEHDHFHHGDSESIDTIAMAGLALQCVKDAGAHVQNAAELDAALSKIKQKLLASRGTDGHIGNEFSTGLAVQALIAMGSHVAECAASMEAMRTGARSNTYHNPMAISQILPALQQKSYVTVKSKECLNEDDTLVLEPIDPVVVLASESKVTVMVEVVASSGAAVIYSVDAPSGSSLLEALALLKGKHVGFTFEKESSLWGPFLSMVNGEQARQNDRRYWQLSSDGTALSQGVNDFKIEAAQKITIKNTSY; encoded by the exons ATGCTGTCTTTGGTCATAATCGCAGGCCTTCTGGCTTTTGCGTCAGGTAAACCATGTG ATACCGAAGGATCCAATAATGAGTTGTCCCTCTCACTCAATAAGAATCTCCTTCGCTCTCTGGAAACACAGGAAGGACTCCCCAATCCCAGTGTCCACTTAGCATTACGGCTTTCTGATTACCACAACCTCGCCAAGGAGAGCGAATACCTGAATAGACTGAAAAGTGAATTGCACAATGACATTCAAAG CTCTCTCTCTAACAGCCAGTCAGTTGTTGGCCTCTTAGCGCTTTACACTCTGGCTCTGAAGTCCTCCTGCTATGACCTCAACACAGTCACTTTCACAGTCAGTGAGAAGAGTGAGACGCTGCTGACGCACCTAAAGAAGCAGATGGAAGACGAAAAAGAGCATATAGCAT TCAGCCAACGCCCTTTGACCAACTATTACCAGTACTCTCTGGGTGTGCTTGCTCTTTGCGCGAGCGGCCTCAGGGTCAACAGCCATGTCAGCAACAAGCTCATCAAGGCCATAGAACACGATCACTTCCACCATGGAGACTCTGAGAGTATAG ATACCATTGCCATGGCTGGATTGGCGCTCCAGTGTGTGAAGGACGCAGGTGCTCATGTGCAGAACGCTGCTGAGCTCGACGCAGCGCTCAGCAAGATCAAGCAGAAGCTCTTGGCCTCTCGTGGGACCGACGGGCATATAGGCAACGAGTTCAGCACAGGCCTCGCAGTGCAA GCCTTAATAGCAATGGGCAGCCATGTTGCAGAGTGTGCTGCCTCAATGGAGGCCATGAGGACAGGCGCCAGAAGCAACACATACCACAACCCCATGGCCATATCTCAGATCCTTCCAGCTCTCCAGCAGAAATCATACGTGACGGTTAAAAGCAAGGAGTGCCTCAATGAGGACG ACACGCTGGTGCTGGAGCCCATAGATCCTGTGGTGGTTTTAGCAAGTGAGTCCAAGGTGACTgtgatggtggaggtggtggcaTCCAGCGGGGCAGCTGTTATTTACTCTGTGGATGCACCATCGGGGAGCTCTCTGTTGGAGGCCCTTGCACTTCTCAAGGGCAAACATGTTGGCTTCAC GTTTGAGAAGGAGTCCAGCCTGTGGGGACCCTTCTTAAGTATGGTTAACGGAGAGCAGGCCAGACAGAACGACCGCAGATACTGGCAGCTCTCCTCTGATGGCACTGCACTCAGTCAGG GTGTCAATGATTTCAAGATTGAGGCTGCTCAAAAGATAACGATCAAAAACACAAGCTACTAG
- the ccdc117 gene encoding coiled-coil domain-containing protein 117 isoform X1, translating into MITMHHPAPTSSELGFLPAMYSFSGPTSLPEFDLGSPSTSGHLQRATLSNNSWETRSLRKHRKRVEDEGCTAKRRRLMFEAEVDISENSNASARHNWPPANSRPAAPALPQPCPASRSLALPQPSTAPPRPEVESSCMEIEAAQRKLQEIEDRITLEDDDEDEDLDLEPAPRRPVLVISDSLKEGLQRGISDILPHTVAQSVSHSCMELVLWRPPDDPFCRKRKGSLQKQRKQQTVSRQPPTPCPSPTPHSALSPSSSPADTQPPVYIFPVAHSSGEEDMEM; encoded by the exons ATGATCACCATGCACCACCCCGCTCCCACAAGCAGTGAACTGGGGTTTCTGCCAGCCATGTATTCGTTTTCAGGCCCCACAAGCCTTCCTGAATTTGACCTCGGATCTCCAAGTACGTCTGGTCACCTACAGAGAGCAACTCTCTCTAACAA CAGCTGGGAGACAAGATCTCTTCGGAAGCACAGGAAGAGAGTTGAAGATGA GGGCTGCACCGCTAAAAGGAGGAGGTTAATGTTCGAGGCAGAAGTGGACATTTCAGAGAACTCAAACGCCAGCGCTCGTCATAACTGGCCTCCAGCTAACAGCCGCCCTGCTGCGCCTGCACTTCCGCAGCCCTGTCCGGCATCTCGGAGCTTGGCTTTGCCACAGCCCTCCACTGCTCCTCCGCGCCCTGAGGTAGAGAGCTCCTGCATGGAGATAGAGGCAGCTCAGAGGAAACTGCAGGAGATTGAAGACAG AATAACACTGGAGGATGACGATGAGGATGAAGATCTGGATTTAGAGCCAGCCCCGAGACGGCCGGTGTTGGTGATCTCTGACAGTTTGAAGGAGGGTCTACAGCGCGGCATCAGCGACATCCTGCCGCACACAGTAGCCCAGTCTGT GAGCCATTCCTGTATGGAGTTGGTGTTGTGGCGTCCACCAGACGATCCCTTCTGTCGCAAGCGAAAGGGCTCATTACAGAAACAACGTAAACAACAGACAGTATCTCGGCAACCCCCAACTCCATGTCCATCGCCCACCCCTCACAGTGCCCTCAGCCCCTCCAGttcacctgcagacacacaacctcctgTCTACATCTTTCCTGTGGCCCACAGCTCTGGTGAGGAGGACATGGAAATGTAA
- the ccdc117 gene encoding coiled-coil domain-containing protein 117 isoform X2 produces MITMHHPAPTSSELGFLPAMYSFSGPTSLPEFDLGSPSTSGHLQRATLSNNWETRSLRKHRKRVEDEGCTAKRRRLMFEAEVDISENSNASARHNWPPANSRPAAPALPQPCPASRSLALPQPSTAPPRPEVESSCMEIEAAQRKLQEIEDRITLEDDDEDEDLDLEPAPRRPVLVISDSLKEGLQRGISDILPHTVAQSVSHSCMELVLWRPPDDPFCRKRKGSLQKQRKQQTVSRQPPTPCPSPTPHSALSPSSSPADTQPPVYIFPVAHSSGEEDMEM; encoded by the exons ATGATCACCATGCACCACCCCGCTCCCACAAGCAGTGAACTGGGGTTTCTGCCAGCCATGTATTCGTTTTCAGGCCCCACAAGCCTTCCTGAATTTGACCTCGGATCTCCAAGTACGTCTGGTCACCTACAGAGAGCAACTCTCTCTAACAA CTGGGAGACAAGATCTCTTCGGAAGCACAGGAAGAGAGTTGAAGATGA GGGCTGCACCGCTAAAAGGAGGAGGTTAATGTTCGAGGCAGAAGTGGACATTTCAGAGAACTCAAACGCCAGCGCTCGTCATAACTGGCCTCCAGCTAACAGCCGCCCTGCTGCGCCTGCACTTCCGCAGCCCTGTCCGGCATCTCGGAGCTTGGCTTTGCCACAGCCCTCCACTGCTCCTCCGCGCCCTGAGGTAGAGAGCTCCTGCATGGAGATAGAGGCAGCTCAGAGGAAACTGCAGGAGATTGAAGACAG AATAACACTGGAGGATGACGATGAGGATGAAGATCTGGATTTAGAGCCAGCCCCGAGACGGCCGGTGTTGGTGATCTCTGACAGTTTGAAGGAGGGTCTACAGCGCGGCATCAGCGACATCCTGCCGCACACAGTAGCCCAGTCTGT GAGCCATTCCTGTATGGAGTTGGTGTTGTGGCGTCCACCAGACGATCCCTTCTGTCGCAAGCGAAAGGGCTCATTACAGAAACAACGTAAACAACAGACAGTATCTCGGCAACCCCCAACTCCATGTCCATCGCCCACCCCTCACAGTGCCCTCAGCCCCTCCAGttcacctgcagacacacaacctcctgTCTACATCTTTCCTGTGGCCCACAGCTCTGGTGAGGAGGACATGGAAATGTAA
- the si:ch211-102c2.8 gene encoding trichohyalin codes for MDDNRTTHSDYDTQEGREPPFTSGQRSSQENEQNRSPSNKRDIYRLVCSLGDNEKTTDEEMDHGSRRSRPERTPEKKPSDWAKMKRRLSTIRQKCEKEEMTLQRKKTQIQDVELSLSQLQQRRKHALQELKQLTGEKAKMEKEKRTLRGSRAEQEYISCQLNELQRQRESCILEHSAVMSVLERKEMERQLENGKTELFAEQRRAREKLESIQERLEETHEELQRVTEEESLLRNTCASLEEKQKQKKEQIEALEFQVGKLQGELGECKIGVGTQEKMLAQKELQMLDLHEHSGALQAERDGLRAELQHIQIQHCSALKEAHEKAQRTMEAALKQQQKDLALAHEQQIQKVNKETEEEKANTLKEHALFFTRHTESLKSSTQLKEEEAKKLSGSLEQQQHREEERHLKTVHNAIEEERKKWDAEKVEALQVHCGILEEPKRKSLEGMRSETQREKSKVVELKTRVRDMESESCAQQRAQESLLAVICKSLKEEHRAELQTLQRQMAQERQRAVLRLEHAAQVAEKEAGKLSMTLEESQRSHNQITAELEQQLRHWAEELGAECHHLHLLVQQTGAKQSSARLPCSPTAAEALTHLRTLREQLKHFINRLQQELDSQKETTEQLRKDKERELSIQRQQLRMDRDHALDSLKECLIQEHIEELSSLNWTHVCEGGAVVGGAAASLRKQLKAKDLELRQVQRSMGQWKEQTAARLACKFEEELTAELERCRITLLRGRNPSKPREERQRGPELPEGEMTLCADEAQKCVCSPSLHVVDSAASQSPSDVASLKLLRYLQSRVKQLRVENQANNGSPSPLKTIPLDLSGSYLTTVSALFE; via the exons ATGGATGACAACCGTACCACCCACAGTGACTatgacacacaggaaggaagggAACCTCCATTTACATCGG GCCAGAGATCCTCTCAGGAAAATGAACAAAACAGGAGTCCTTCTAATAAGAGAGATATCTATAG ACTTGTGTGTTCTTTGGGTGACAATGAGAAGACCACAGATGAGGAAATGGATCACGGGAGCAGGCGGAGCCGGCCTGAaagaacaccagagaagaagcCGTCTGATTGGGCCAAGATGAAACGGCGGCTCTCGACAATCAGACAA AAATgtgagaaagaggagatgaCGCTACAGAGGAAGAAGACTCAGATACAAGATGTTGAGCTTTCCCTCTCTCAACTTCAACAAAGAAGAAAG CATGCCTTGCAGGAATTAAAGCAACTGACTGGAGAGAAAGcaaagatggagaaggagaagagaactCTGAGAGGCAGCAGGGCAGAGCAGGAATATATTAG TTGCCAGCTGAATGAGCTGCAAAGGCAGCGAGAGTCCTGTATCCTTGAG CACAGTGCCGTCATGTCAGtgctggagaggaaggagatggaAAGACAGCTGGAGAATGGCAAAACAGAGCTGTTCGCTGAGCAGCGACGTGCGAGAGAGAAACTAGAGTCCATACAAGAG AGGTTGGAGGAGACGCACGAGGAGCTCCAGAgagtcacagaggaagagagctTACTGAGAAACACCTGCGCTTCactggaagaaaaacagaagCAGAAAAAGGAACAGATCGAG GCATTAGAGTTTCAAGTTGGCAAACTGCAGGGGGAACTGGGAGAATGCAAGATCGGAGTGGGCACTCAGGAGAAGATGTTGGCCCAAAAGGAGCTCCAGATGCTAGATTTGCATGAGCATAGTGGGGCCTTACAAGCAGAGAGAGATGGCCTGAGGGCGGAGCTACAGCACATTCAAATCCAGCACTGCAGTGCACTGAAAGAGGCCCACGAGAAAGCCCAGAGAACGATG gagGCAGCATTGAAGCAGCAACAGAAAGATTTGGCTTTGGCTCATGAGCAGCAAATCCAAAAG GTTAAtaaggagactgaagaggagaagGCAAACACTTTGAAAGAACACGCTCTGTTTTTCACACGGCACACTGAGTCCTTGAAAAGTTCCACTCAG ctaaaagaagaagaggcaaAGAAGCTGAGCGGTtctctggagcagcagcagcaccgtgAAGAGGAGCGCCATCTAAAAACG GTGCACAACGCgatagaggaggagaggaagaagtggGACGCAGAAAAAGTGGAAGCATtgcaggtgcattgtgggatactAGAAGAGCCGAAAAGAAAGAGTCTGGAAGGCATGAGGAGTGAGACGCAGCGAGAGAAGAGTAAAGTGGTGGAGCTAAAAACT AGAGTGCGAGACATGGAGAGTGAAAGCTGTGCGCAGCAGAGAGCGCAGGAGTCTTTGCTGGCTGTTATCTGCAAATCACTTAAAGAGGAGCACCGGGCTGAGTTGCAGACGTTGCAGAGGCAGATGGCACAG GAGCGTCAGAGGGCAGTGCTGCGGCTCGAGCACGCTGCTCAGGTGGCAGAGAAGGAGGCTGGCAAGCTCAGCATGACGCTGGAAGAAAGCCAGCGCAGCCATAACCAAATCACAGCTGAGCTGGAACAGCAGCTCAGGCACTGGGCCGAGGAGCTGGGAGCAGAGTGCCACCATCTACACCTCTTAGTGCAGCAGACTGGAGCCAAACAAAGTTCTGCGCGCCTACCTTGCAG TCCGACAGCAGCTGAGGCTCtgacacacctgaggacactcCGAGAGCAGTTAAAGCACTTTATCAACCGTCTACAGCAGGAGCTCGACTCACAGAAGGAAACCACTGAGCAGTTGAGAAAAGACAAG GAGCGAGAATTGAGCATCCAGAGGCAGCAGCTGAGGATGGACAGAGACCACGCCTTGGATTCTCTAAAGGAGTGTCTCATTCAG GAGCACATCGAGGAGTTAAGCAGTCTGAACTGGACTCACGTGTGTGAAGGAGGAGCTGTGGTCGGAGGGGCGGCAGCATCTCTTCGCAAGCAGCTGAAGGCCAAAGACCTGGAGCTCAGGCAGGTTCAGAGGAGCATGGGTCAGTGGAAGGAACAGACTGCAGCTCGCCTGGCATGCAAGTTTGAAGAAGAGTTGACTGCTGAATTAGAGAG GTGCAGGATAACGTTGTTACGGGGCAG aaaCCCATCAAAgcccagagaggagaggcagagaggtcCTGAGCTTCCTGAAGGAGAGATGACGCTGTGTGCAGAT GAAGCTCAGAAATGCGTTtgctctccttccctccatgTTGTGGACTCTGCTGCCTCCCAGAGCCCGTCAGACGTGGCTTCATTGAAGCTTCTACGTTACCTCCAGAGCAGAGTCAAGCAGCTCCGTGTAGAAAACCAGGCCAACAACGGGAGCCCGTCGCCTTTAAAAACAATCCCTTTAGATCTGTCAGGATCCTATCTGACAACAGTGAGTGCATTGTTTGAATAA